The genomic DNA atctgttatctactgtgtatcctgtgtttgaatggctgcccccatggctacacagcagcttgtttatataaactatagtagtacttatctgttatctactgtgtatcctgtgcttgaatggctgcccccatggctacacagcagcttgtttatataaactatagtagtacttatctgttatctactgtgtatcctgtgcttgaatggctgcccccatgactacacagtagcttgtttatataaactatagtagtacttatctgttatctactgtgaatcctgtgcttgaatggctgcccccatgactacacagtagcttgtttatataaactatagtagtacttatctgttatctactgtgaatcctgtgcttgaatggctgcccccatggctacacagcagcttgtttatataaactatagtagtacttatctgttatctactgtgtatcctgtgcttgaatggctgcccccatggctacacagcagcttgtttatataaactatggtagtgtttctgaaccaagcacaccagttttaccagtgcatgggcaacagtatattatcatTACTTCAAAAACACTTAATTTTtctgtgttattgttcctttaagtgtgtATAAATTCAGTCTGGGCTTTAACAGTGTGCACAATGGGTGCCACACACACAACAGAATAATATTTATTGGTGACTAGTGAGAACATGCCCTTTCTGGAGAGTTTTTAGTATTGCAGCCAGGAATATGCCTCTCTCTCCCCACACAGCAGCACCTGCACCTCACTCATCCCTcctcctgtctgtctctttccTACCCCAGCTGCTCTCCCTCTGGCTAAAGTTCTCATTCCCTCTCCTCCCCCACACGCACTTACACTACATTCTCCCTCCCTATAATAACCAGCCCTCTGAACACTCAGCCCTGACAGGAGACTCCCCCCTATTTCCTGCATTCTCCTGCCCAGCTCTGCCCTGACATGACCTCACTCCAGCCTCTCTCTCCTCACAGAACCCACCCTCACAACGGCCATTAACAGGCCGGTTTCAGCTAGTCGGCCACAATGCACCAGGGCATTCATTACATCCCTCCAGCCCTTCTTTCCCTCTCATTACAATAACAGACGCTGCCCCTCCCCACCACGGCTCAGAACCAATCAGCTACTCAAACGTCACAACCAGAGCGGGACCAGATAACGTACGCAGAGTAAAACAACTTTCAGGAAGCTGGACGGCCATCTTTAATACGGGCAGGAAGCGACTAGCCCTCATGTTGGACGTTTCTTTCGGAAACAAATGAAGAAATAGCTGTCTCTAAATCGTTCAAACTTTTTACTGATACTAACCAGGTTCGTAAATGTATGTTGCCTTGACCAGATTTGGTAACTctgaattttaaatattttcacgTGGCCAGATACAGTGTTATCGTTTACCCCTGCTTACtttctttaaattataaaatgtctAACCAATGTTCTTTTTGTTTTGGACGTGGTCAATATTTGTCCAGTAACAAAGATGGCGATTGAGGGATTCTGAGAACGCTTTACGTCAAGCCCTTCCTGGTTTCTGGATAGGATCTTGGGCGGAGCTATAGACTGAATTCTTCGCAGCACAATATGGCGTCGGTGTGGGTGAGGGATGCGCTCAGTGGCAGATTGCAGTTGGTCAGGGTGGCTCCGGGGGCCGTGGCGTTGGATTTGCTTTACCAGGAGGGGACGGTAAGTGTTTGTCAGGTACTTCTAAGTAAAAGAGGAGAATGTGTTGTGTTAGCTGCCTGCAAGGCCCCACACTGACGTGTTTGtttttctgtaaccttgttatgagctaagggggcccagcctgaaggtcagttagggggagatttggggtgagtgcttatttgtaccctgggtacccctggaactatagcagggtgactgttaccccaatgtttctatatatctgtaaccttgttatgagctaagggggcccaacctgaaggtcagttagggggagatttggggtgagtggtcattgtaccctgggtacccctggaactatagcagggtgactgttaccccagtctttgtgtgtgtgtgtgtatatatatatatatatatatatatatatatatagtgaataaagtacccccttttgtaaaatataaggatattataagttaccaaggagtttcatgaccatataaaagtacgaggccgaaggccgagtgtttttatacaggtcatggaactccgaggtaacttctaatatcctcatattttacaactgggggtactttatttattataatacacaagtttcagtgagtcatgtgacagaaatgacatcagaactcaccgtttataactgatgacatcagaactcaccgtttataaagatataatttacaggatattcatggcttttgtgtattatatagatatatagatatatagatatacatatatagatagatagatatacagatagatatagatagatatatatatatatagatatatatagatatatagatagatatatagatatctctAACCTTGTTATTAGAGTTGACaagtagggatccaccgaatccactattttggattcggccgaacccccaaatccttagcgaaatatttggccgaataccgaaccgaatccaaatttgcatatgcaaatacatttttgcaacataGTTTATTATTGTTATAGGGTAGCAGTGGATGACAGCTAAACTACTGTAGTGAAACAAACTTGCAAATTATCGTGTTTTTAACAGTTGAATGtgtgtaatgtttaaatgtggaGAATATCAGTAGCTGCAATTGATGTTACGTTATGCATATATTTTTTCACACTGATATGTTTTTAATGAGTGATATGTAAAACATAGTCGCATTTCGGTGATGATGTTAATACGTCAGCTTTATTGTGTCTTATTTTCCCgccaacttttttatatatatatatatatatatatatatatatatatatatatatatatatatatatatatatatatatatatatatatattttcacaattGATTAGACACTTTGAGAAGTCAGTCtcatatgtaacaataaaatgtttatattttttttaagacctgagagtgcggatcctacTTGCTGAATGTGTATTGATAtgattgatactgcacccaggcaacttataCTATTTCTATTAGTCCATTAACTGAAACTAATTATGGTCTCTTTCTAGGCCATACCACTGACTGACTTTTATGTCAAGTGTAATGGACGCCTGGCTGACCTTGAAGAGAAACTGCAGGATGGACACACCTACAGCATCGAGCCCCGACTGTGTGGGGGAAAAGGGGGTAAGTAAAAGCTTATTAATATTCTTTTGAGCATCAAATTTGCAGGAGCAGATGGACTAGACAGATAACATGTGAGTAATGATGTATGTGCATGACCACATAATATCTGCCCAAATGGTCAGGCAAATCAAATCTAGATGTATGTCCAGCTTAAGAATAAATTTGTTTATATTGTTCCTGAGCGTCTGACGGAGGGTAACTAGGGCACAAATATGGAAAATAATATTGTGATATGTTCCAGAATGAGTAGCAAGTTGCTGGTAACTTTTACTTGTGCTGCTTCCAGCCGGCATATGACTGCAAATTTGAACGCTGCCTTTGCTTGtcaaaatgtaattgcagttgtgTTTTTGGGTTGTAGGCTTTGGTTCTATGCTCAGAGCACTTGGTGCTCAGATTGAAAAGACCACAAACCGTGAAGCTTGTCGTGATCTCAGTGGGAGGCGACTTCGAGACGTGAACCATGAGAAAGCGTAAGTACTTTATTCTCAACTTCTCTCTGCATTCTTTCTTAAGCACGGCGGTTACCGTCATTTCTCTACCAGTTGAAATTGGCCGGCAGAGAAAAACCTTTGGGTGCCATTACTTTAAAATCTACCTTGGTTGCCCAAAGTGCTCTTGGCTGCACAGCAGAGGtggtgcatatttttttttttaacttctttattgATATCAGTCAAATATGTTTACAACAACACAGAATATAATATTGTACAGACGTTGTACCTTTCACACCATAATCAAGGTCACCATAGTAGCTGAACGAAACATTCTGTTAAACAGCAGTATCAGGAATAAACATGTGCAATAACACATATCCCAAATACAGCAAAACTGTAAGtacgagaaataaaaaaaacaaacaaacatacagaaggtttcccaaaaaaaaggggggggggaagggaaaaGGATCAACCACACCATGTAGTGGAATCTGCTTCAGCTTTAAGTGAGATTCTTGTTTTGATACAAGttgagagatgagagagagggccataaaaaagcaaatagaaaagTGTCCAGACTGTGGGTTCTCCAAGCCTATTGAgtactttttcctctgtaagtTACCCACGGTTGCCAAATGGTATCATAAGTGGAGACTCGATTTTCATTATGCGCCGCCATTAATTCCATATCTGCTCTTACATCCATTGCTGATAATATGTGGTCAATTGAAATTGGTGCTCCAGGTCTCCAAAATTTGGCAATCAAGCTAGTGGTAGTGTTAAATAGGTGAAAAAGTAACTTTTTCGTAAACTTAGGCACATGGTCCAGGAACATCAGTAGCAACGACACTTGTGGTTCGTAGGGGATGTCTAATTCAAGACCAACCGTTATAATAGTAAACACAGATTTCCAAATGAGCTGTGACAGTGGGCAGTCCCACCACATATGAAGCAGAGTTCCAGACTGACCACAGTTTAGGTGGTGCATATTTCAGGCTCAGTAAGTGGATCTGCTTCCTCCTGTCATGTTTGCTGCTCTGAGATCGAATCTCTTGTGGGTGTATTCACATTACCTTGTAGCACCCCCAGAACTGACCAGCTGGCGTTTGTATCTGTGAAACTCCAACAATGGGTACATGCTCGCCACTGATTGAAAGTAGTTGAAATGTAAAGGCACACACCAGTGATCAAGTAGAAAGAGGTACCAAACCTCAGTCGTCAATTCTGTAGACCAGTATGAAGTTGCTAGCAATTTTCCAAACTGAAGCTTCAACTGATTATTTTTTGATGGTGCTGTAGATGACCTTTAACCTCTTAAAGGGACATTCTCCCAGCATATCCTTGCTCTTTTTAGTCTTAGTTTGTGGGAGAACATGCATTGGCTTTTTTTTATGGATTCTCTATACAGACAGGGCACCTATATTTTGACCACTGATAATTTTTGCATGATGCCTGTGGCGGTCATAAACCGAGTCAGACATTATTTCGAAGATTGTCCATTCTGTTCtgtgtttatactgtaaataatctTCTCTCTGGGTAAATTGGTGGACACCTAAGGATGCCACATACATTTATGGGATATAGTTCATGTCTGGGAGAAAGTACACTGTGTAGAAAAGTGCTGATCTACCTGAGAAACCACCTTCCCTAGGAATGGATTGGCTTTTTGGTGGGTAAATGCCCATGGTGAATAACTGGTATATTATGGCAGGATGATAATTCTATCCTATTCTGACTGCAGGATGGCAGAATGGACAAAGAAACAAGCAGATCGTGAAGCAGAAAAAGAGCAACGACGCCTGGAAAGGTTACAGCGTAAGCTGGCAGAACCAAAGCATTACTTCACTGATCCAGAATACCACAAACAATGCCATGACATGTCCGAGAGACTGGAAGAAGCTGTCATTAAAGGTAGGTGACACTAGACGCCCCATGTGGCTTTACttatagttagggatgcacccaatccaatattttggattcggccgaacccctgaatcctttgtgaatcataatttgcatatgcaaattaggggtggaaagggggaaacattttttactttcttgttttgtgacaaaaagtcacgcgattacactccccacccctaatttggttcggccgaatcttgctgaaaaagctgaatcccgaaccaaatcctggattcggtgcatcccttcttaTAGTAGGGCCATTATGTGTATAGGCAATCGCAGCAGCAAACTCCTGAAATTTCCAGAAGCTATACCAACAAGAAAGATACTTCTGTCCAATGCTAAGACTAATGGCTGCATAGACCACTTTCTTTTACTAGGAATAAGTTGCTTTTTCAACCTTTACTGTTAGTGATAAGTAGTATTTGTTGTGCTTAAGCCACAAGTATTGTACAACAAAGTGGGCAGGTGTGATCCAAGTGCAGACTTGCCAATTTAACGTGTTTCTGCTGGTAGGTTACTTATAACTGAAAtctgtgttgtttttttgtatgtttaggGCTACAGGCCTCTTCTAGCGACGTGGTTTCTGCTGAGTCAGATGATACCCGGAAACGAAAGAAGGACATGTATGCTAGCAAAGGAACATCTAGCAAAAAGAAATGCTTTTGGTAGGTACTATGTCCCTTGTACTGTCTAGATTTCAAGTTGTATTTGTATATACCTTCTCATGTATATATTAAGCTACAGTATTGTACACTGTAGTAACTGGTGCCTAATTCAAGACATAGGTGCAAACTCCCAAATCAGCTAAACAGCGGTTCATTTTGGGAATCTAGTGCTATTAGAATATGGAAGAATAAGCAACTGTCTAAATCCATCGAGGGCAGGGTTTTAAGATTGTTTAGGCCCCCTTACAGTAAACATGAGGTGAGGCAGtgtttataggggttgttcaccttcaaattaacttttagtatgatgcagagagtgatgttctaaaactatttgcaattggttttaattttttattgttgaaagtttttgttatttagctttttatgtagcagctcttcagtttgtaatttcagtaatctggttgctagggtccaaattaccctagcaaccatgcactgatttgaataggacactggcatatgaataggggaggcctgaatagaaagatgagtaatataaagtagcaataactagtcatttgtagccttagacaGCAactgtgtttagatggggtcagctggaaagagtcagcagacgaatacaaataattcaaaaactaaaaataatgaagaccaattgaaaagctggccattctataacatattaaaagttaacttaaagggatcctgtcatcggaaaacatgtttttttcaaaacacatcagttaatagtgctactccagcagaattctgcactgaaatccatttctcaaaagagcaaacagattttttttttgtatttaattttgaaatttgacatggggctagacatattgtcagtttcccagctgcccccagtcatgtgacttgtgcctgcactttaggagaaaaatgctttctgacaggctgctgtttttccttctcaatgtaactgaatgtgtctcagtgggacatgggtttttactattgagtgctgttcttagatctaccaggcagctgttatcttgtgttagggagctgctatctggttatcttcccattgttcttttgtttggctgctggggggaaaaagggagggggtgatatcactccaacttgcagtacagcagtaaagagtgattgaagtttatcagagcacaagtcacatgaccagggacagctgggaaattgacaatatgtctagccccatgtcagatttcaaaattgaatataaaaaaatctgtttgctcttttgagaaatggatttcagtgcagaattctgctggagcagcactattaactgattcattttgggaaaaaaatgtttttcccatgacagtatctctttaaaggtgaaccacccctttaaatagggaTAGGTATAGAAGTTTGTCATTCACCTGCGGTTGTGGGGAGAAAAAAGTTAAGATGTCTGAACCATTACAGGCTACTAAAAGCAAGTTCTCTAGGTCATTTTGGATCTAACATGCCGTCTATGAACTTTTTATAGGACAGGACTGGAAGGATTAGAAGCCTCTTCTAGCTCTGATTCTGGCAGTGATAGTGACCTTGATGAATCTCCTTGCTCATCGTCCTCTGGCTCTAAACACCATGAGAACATTAATGAGAGACTTGGTAGCCCTGAGTCTTCTAGCAGCTCAGATGGATTAGAGGAAGCCAGTTCTGCTGGATCACACCAAATGCTCAAAGGGCAAACCAGTGGCAGTGAATCAGACAACATCCTGGAGGGCCCCTCCAGTTCTGCTGGATCACTCCATGTTCCACAGTTGCAATCCAGCTCAAAGGGCACTGAACACATTCAGGAGCCACAAACCTGTCCTGCAGAGTCCGAACAAAATGCAGAAACGCCGAACATCTCAGATGGATCAGAAGAAAACCCAACAACTGTCACTAACAGTAAATGTAAGAGTGTAACCAGCGCAGCCAATACAGGACAGAATGAACAGATACTTGATGATGGGCACAAATTTGCATCTCCCACTCTTCTGGAACCCAAGTCTGAACTTCAGCAGTCATCAAACACAGTAAGTAACTGTAGTGTGGTGTGTGCAGTGCACTCATGAAACACAGAAGAGCCTGCATGCACTATATACATTGTCATTTTTGAtagatattaaaggacaaggaaagttaaactaaagaagtagctagaaatgttgtacgttatgttttaggcctctgtaccagcccaaggcaaccacagtgtctccaaagatgccccagtagctccccatcttcttttctgctgaatcactgcacatgctctgtgctgctgtcacttactgagtttagggacccactcacaatatacagtacacatagaatagaaatgtcacaatataaggctgattagtaattaatacagataattactacatggcagcacagaaaccagtgcaattagcatcagaatttaataatcagcaaacctgtagcatcagcttatattacagccagggaagctcattttctgctggataattagtgacgagccctaagcttagcttctcaaccgctgctcagagcccactgagcatgtgagtgtcacagacactttccaagatggtgacaagtttgaagtcctggatcattgctgatattgacaagctgaaactttaggctggtgcattaagttcagttaataaaatgacatttttaatcatattaatttttagggtttagttgtcctttaaacgctggaaagagtcagaagaaaaaaaatcattaaaaaactataactgaaaaattgcttaaattggtcattctgtaacatatttaaAAGTTGAATTAAAGATAATTGACCCTTTTGATCACAAGAAGCAAGCCGTTCTGAACATCACAATAGGATGTTTGTAAGTGATATTTGCACTTCTCTCTCTACAGGAGCCTTCGCCTATAGACCTCGTGGCGTATAAGACTGTGGCAGAGCTTGAAGCCCTGGGATTGGAGAAGCTAAAACTGGAGCTGGTGGCCCTTGGCCTGAAATGTGGTGGAACCCTGCAAGAGCGGGCAGCAAGGCTCTTTTCTGTTCGTGGACTTGCCAGAGACCAGATCGATCCATCATTGTTTGCTAAACCTGCcaaaggaaaaaagaaatgaagtgATTCTAAAGACTTTAATGCCCTCCTGGGGTGATTGAAGATcaccccgttttttttttttacagcaatgctgaataaagtttttttagcctatagtaactgattcattatttattccagAATCCTCTTTGCTTTTTCTGAATTTAGTAATAGAATGACTCTTCAGCacgtcttatttttttttttta from Xenopus laevis strain J_2021 chromosome 5S, Xenopus_laevis_v10.1, whole genome shotgun sequence includes the following:
- the sde2.S gene encoding replication stress response regulator SDE2 isoform X1 — protein: MASVWVRDALSGRLQLVRVAPGAVALDLLYQEGTAIPLTDFYVKCNGRLADLEEKLQDGHTYSIEPRLCGGKGGFGSMLRALGAQIEKTTNREACRDLSGRRLRDVNHEKAMAEWTKKQADREAEKEQRRLERLQRKLAEPKHYFTDPEYHKQCHDMSERLEEAVIKGLQASSSDVVSAESDDTRKRKKDMYASKGTSSKKKCFWTGLEGLEASSSSDSGSDSDLDESPCSSSSGSKHHENINERLGSPESSSSSDGLEEASSAGSHQMLKGQTSGSESDNILEGPSSSAGSLHVPQLQSSSKGTEHIQEPQTCPAESEQNAETPNISDGSEENPTTVTNSKCKSVTSAANTGQNEQILDDGHKFASPTLLEPKSELQQSSNTEPSPIDLVAYKTVAELEALGLEKLKLELVALGLKCGGTLQERAARLFSVRGLARDQIDPSLFAKPAKGKKK
- the sde2.S gene encoding replication stress response regulator SDE2 (The RefSeq protein has 8 substitutions compared to this genomic sequence); this translates as MASVWVRDALSGRLQLVRVAPGAVALDLLYQEGTAIPLTDFYVKCNGHLADLEEKLQDGHTYSIEPRLCGGKGGFGSMLRALGAQIEKTTNREACRDLSGRRLRDVNHEKAMAEWTKKQADREAEKEQRRLERLQRKLAEPKHYFTDPEYHKQCHDMSERLEEAVIKGLQASSSDVVSAESDDTRKRKKDMYASKGTSSKKKCFWTGLEGLEASSSSDSSSDSDLDESPCSSSSGSKHHEYIKERLGSPESSSSSDGLEEASSAGSHQMLKGQTSGSESDNILEGPSSSAGSLHVPQLQSSSKGTEHIQEPQTCPAESEQNTETPNISDGSEENPTTVTNSECKSVTSAANTGQNEQILDDGHKFASPTLLEPKSELQQSSNTEPSSIDLVAYKTVAELEALGLEKLKLELVALGLKCGGTLQERAARLFSVRGLARDQIDPSLFAKPAKAKKK